From Vanessa cardui chromosome 11, ilVanCard2.1, whole genome shotgun sequence, the proteins below share one genomic window:
- the LOC124533561 gene encoding glycine receptor subunit alpha-4-like isoform X3 — protein MWTLLVPLLALLAQGDGVSFTPNKELLECASQILYIDQHAYQLPTNYSRNIPPGKNTTVYIGVNVNRVSGVDENREEITLDVFLQVSWEEMRLKVPPGRSYIDLPWEFRQLIWTPDLYIWQLQTMRILSVLQEMASLRLYANRTVSVSIGATITIKCEMDFVLYPLDVQNCAIDFSSYKYTREDVRFEWREVAPWFGLAGEQRREFRLPKYVVTFVTDKSKHIRNFGEGEHSAARLQIKLSRELRGYLLESYLPSSLFVIISWGSFCVIPEIVPGRMVLLVTTLLSLVTMFDTVSTNSPDALELKCIEVWLISCTIFVFLALLEYFVVLFGIRYDKSWSRRRQDLRRAASAAQLAPPIHINHSQRLSTPVSGTPQGGVFSPQLSVEDEGLKQQFSHQTIQRDSPILDTMPGDSSGSFLVRFAAMADRGVMFCGAQHGALDKFALMVFPICFILFTIIYWTTYLSEAHRAMPD, from the exons CCAGATCCTGTATATAGACCAACATGCATATCAACTTCCAACAAACTACAGTAGAAACATTCCACCTG GTAAAAACACGACAGTTTATATCGGAGTAAACGTCAACAGAGTCTCTGGAGTCGACGAGAATAGAGAG GAGATCACACTAGACGTTTTCCTTCAAGTATCATGGGAGGAGATGCGGCTAAAAGTCCCACCAGGGCGGTCATATATCGACCTGCCCTGGGAATTCCGACAGCTGATCTGGACCCCAGACCTGTACATATGGCAGCTGCAGACCATGAGAATATTGTCGGTGTTGCAGGAAATGGCATCGCTACGGTTGTATGCCAACCGCACCGTCTCAGTCAGTATCGG TGCCACGATCACCATCAAATGTGAAATGGACTTCGTTCTGTACCCGTTAGATGTACAAAACTGCGCTATAGACTTCAGTAGCT ACAAGTACACGAGAGAAGACGTGCGGTTCGAGTGGCGCGAAGTGGCGCCCTGGTTCGGCTTGGCCGGGGAACAGCGGCGCGAGTTTCGTCTCCCCAAATACGTGGTCACATTTGTTACGGACAAAAGTAAACATATTCGAAATTTTGGTGAag GTGAGCACTCCGCAGCACGATTGCAAATCAAGCTGTCTCGTGAACTGCGGGGCTACCTTCTAGAGAGCTACTTGCCTTCCTCCCTCTTTGTCATCATATCTTGGGGCAGCTTCTGTGTCATACCGGAGATTGTACCGGGTCGAATGGTGCTGCTAGTGACCACTTTGCTCTCATTGGTCACCATGTTTGATACTGTGAG CACGAATTCACCCGATGCTCTGGAACTGAAATGCATTGAGGTTTGGCTGATCTCGTGCACGATATTCGTGTTCCTTGCGTTGTTAGAATACTTCGTGGTGCTTTTTGGCATCCGATATGACAAGAGTTGGAGTCGACGGCGACAAGACCTTCGGCGCGCCGCTTCCGCCGCGCAACTCGCGCCGCCTATACATATCAACCATTCACAG AGGTTAAGTACACCAGTTAGCGGTACACCTCAAGGGGGTGTTTTCTCTCCGCAACTCAGTGTAGAAGATGAAGGTCTGAAGCAACAGTTCTCTCATCAGACCATTCAGagg GACTCGCCAATTTTGGACACGATGCCAGGTGATTCGTCTGGAAGTTTCTTAGTAAGGTTTGCTGCGATGGCCGACCGAGGCGTCATGTTCTGTGGCGCCCAACATGGGGCTCTAGACAAGTTCGCCCTCATGGTATTCcctatttgttttattcttttcaCTATCATCTACTGGACCACATACCTCAGTGAAGCACACCGAGCGATGCCCGACTAA
- the LOC124533561 gene encoding glycine receptor subunit alpha-4-like isoform X1 → MWTLLVPLLALLAQGDGVSFTPNKELLECASQILYIDQHAYQLPTNYSRNIPPGKNTTVYIGVNVNRVSGVDENREEITLDVFLQVSWEEMRLKVPPGRSYIDLPWEFRQLIWTPDLYIWQLQTMRILSVLQEMASLRLYANRTVSVSIGATITIKCEMDFVLYPLDVQNCAIDFSSYKYTREDVRFEWREVAPWFGLAGEQRREFRLPKYVVTFVTDKSKHIRNFGEGEHSAARLQIKLSRELRGYLLESYLPSSLFVIISWGSFCVIPEIVPGRMVLLVTTLLSLVTMFDTVSTNSPDALELKCIEVWLISCTIFVFLALLEYFVVLFGIRYDKSWSRRRQDLRRAASAAQLAPPIHINHSQRLSTPVSGTPQGGVFSPQLSVEDEGLKQQFSHQTIQRLSSKERRLRRDNKVGCETRTVSKDSPILDTMPGDSSGSFLVRFAAMADRGVMFCGAQHGALDKFALMVFPICFILFTIIYWTTYLSEAHRAMPD, encoded by the exons CCAGATCCTGTATATAGACCAACATGCATATCAACTTCCAACAAACTACAGTAGAAACATTCCACCTG GTAAAAACACGACAGTTTATATCGGAGTAAACGTCAACAGAGTCTCTGGAGTCGACGAGAATAGAGAG GAGATCACACTAGACGTTTTCCTTCAAGTATCATGGGAGGAGATGCGGCTAAAAGTCCCACCAGGGCGGTCATATATCGACCTGCCCTGGGAATTCCGACAGCTGATCTGGACCCCAGACCTGTACATATGGCAGCTGCAGACCATGAGAATATTGTCGGTGTTGCAGGAAATGGCATCGCTACGGTTGTATGCCAACCGCACCGTCTCAGTCAGTATCGG TGCCACGATCACCATCAAATGTGAAATGGACTTCGTTCTGTACCCGTTAGATGTACAAAACTGCGCTATAGACTTCAGTAGCT ACAAGTACACGAGAGAAGACGTGCGGTTCGAGTGGCGCGAAGTGGCGCCCTGGTTCGGCTTGGCCGGGGAACAGCGGCGCGAGTTTCGTCTCCCCAAATACGTGGTCACATTTGTTACGGACAAAAGTAAACATATTCGAAATTTTGGTGAag GTGAGCACTCCGCAGCACGATTGCAAATCAAGCTGTCTCGTGAACTGCGGGGCTACCTTCTAGAGAGCTACTTGCCTTCCTCCCTCTTTGTCATCATATCTTGGGGCAGCTTCTGTGTCATACCGGAGATTGTACCGGGTCGAATGGTGCTGCTAGTGACCACTTTGCTCTCATTGGTCACCATGTTTGATACTGTGAG CACGAATTCACCCGATGCTCTGGAACTGAAATGCATTGAGGTTTGGCTGATCTCGTGCACGATATTCGTGTTCCTTGCGTTGTTAGAATACTTCGTGGTGCTTTTTGGCATCCGATATGACAAGAGTTGGAGTCGACGGCGACAAGACCTTCGGCGCGCCGCTTCCGCCGCGCAACTCGCGCCGCCTATACATATCAACCATTCACAG AGGTTAAGTACACCAGTTAGCGGTACACCTCAAGGGGGTGTTTTCTCTCCGCAACTCAGTGTAGAAGATGAAGGTCTGAAGCAACAGTTCTCTCATCAGACCATTCAGagg TTGTCGTCTAAGGAGAGAAGACTTCGAAGAGACAATAAAGTCGGATGTGAGACGAGAACAGTCAGTAAG GACTCGCCAATTTTGGACACGATGCCAGGTGATTCGTCTGGAAGTTTCTTAGTAAGGTTTGCTGCGATGGCCGACCGAGGCGTCATGTTCTGTGGCGCCCAACATGGGGCTCTAGACAAGTTCGCCCTCATGGTATTCcctatttgttttattcttttcaCTATCATCTACTGGACCACATACCTCAGTGAAGCACACCGAGCGATGCCCGACTAA
- the LOC124533561 gene encoding glycine receptor subunit alpha-4-like isoform X4, whose product MCKILYIDQHAYQLPTNYSRNIPPGKNTTVYIGVNVNRVSGVDENREEITLDVFLQVSWEEMRLKVPPGRSYIDLPWEFRQLIWTPDLYIWQLQTMRILSVLQEMASLRLYANRTVSVSIGATITIKCEMDFVLYPLDVQNCAIDFSSYKYTREDVRFEWREVAPWFGLAGEQRREFRLPKYVVTFVTDKSKHIRNFGEGEHSAARLQIKLSRELRGYLLESYLPSSLFVIISWGSFCVIPEIVPGRMVLLVTTLLSLVTMFDTVSTNSPDALELKCIEVWLISCTIFVFLALLEYFVVLFGIRYDKSWSRRRQDLRRAASAAQLAPPIHINHSQRLSTPVSGTPQGGVFSPQLSVEDEGLKQQFSHQTIQRLSSKERRLRRDNKVGCETRTVSKDSPILDTMPGDSSGSFLVRFAAMADRGVMFCGAQHGALDKFALMVFPICFILFTIIYWTTYLSEAHRAMPD is encoded by the exons ATCCTGTATATAGACCAACATGCATATCAACTTCCAACAAACTACAGTAGAAACATTCCACCTG GTAAAAACACGACAGTTTATATCGGAGTAAACGTCAACAGAGTCTCTGGAGTCGACGAGAATAGAGAG GAGATCACACTAGACGTTTTCCTTCAAGTATCATGGGAGGAGATGCGGCTAAAAGTCCCACCAGGGCGGTCATATATCGACCTGCCCTGGGAATTCCGACAGCTGATCTGGACCCCAGACCTGTACATATGGCAGCTGCAGACCATGAGAATATTGTCGGTGTTGCAGGAAATGGCATCGCTACGGTTGTATGCCAACCGCACCGTCTCAGTCAGTATCGG TGCCACGATCACCATCAAATGTGAAATGGACTTCGTTCTGTACCCGTTAGATGTACAAAACTGCGCTATAGACTTCAGTAGCT ACAAGTACACGAGAGAAGACGTGCGGTTCGAGTGGCGCGAAGTGGCGCCCTGGTTCGGCTTGGCCGGGGAACAGCGGCGCGAGTTTCGTCTCCCCAAATACGTGGTCACATTTGTTACGGACAAAAGTAAACATATTCGAAATTTTGGTGAag GTGAGCACTCCGCAGCACGATTGCAAATCAAGCTGTCTCGTGAACTGCGGGGCTACCTTCTAGAGAGCTACTTGCCTTCCTCCCTCTTTGTCATCATATCTTGGGGCAGCTTCTGTGTCATACCGGAGATTGTACCGGGTCGAATGGTGCTGCTAGTGACCACTTTGCTCTCATTGGTCACCATGTTTGATACTGTGAG CACGAATTCACCCGATGCTCTGGAACTGAAATGCATTGAGGTTTGGCTGATCTCGTGCACGATATTCGTGTTCCTTGCGTTGTTAGAATACTTCGTGGTGCTTTTTGGCATCCGATATGACAAGAGTTGGAGTCGACGGCGACAAGACCTTCGGCGCGCCGCTTCCGCCGCGCAACTCGCGCCGCCTATACATATCAACCATTCACAG AGGTTAAGTACACCAGTTAGCGGTACACCTCAAGGGGGTGTTTTCTCTCCGCAACTCAGTGTAGAAGATGAAGGTCTGAAGCAACAGTTCTCTCATCAGACCATTCAGagg TTGTCGTCTAAGGAGAGAAGACTTCGAAGAGACAATAAAGTCGGATGTGAGACGAGAACAGTCAGTAAG GACTCGCCAATTTTGGACACGATGCCAGGTGATTCGTCTGGAAGTTTCTTAGTAAGGTTTGCTGCGATGGCCGACCGAGGCGTCATGTTCTGTGGCGCCCAACATGGGGCTCTAGACAAGTTCGCCCTCATGGTATTCcctatttgttttattcttttcaCTATCATCTACTGGACCACATACCTCAGTGAAGCACACCGAGCGATGCCCGACTAA
- the LOC124533561 gene encoding glycine receptor subunit alpha-4-like isoform X2 — protein MWTLLVPLLALLAQGDGVSFTPNKELLECASQILYIDQHAYQLPTNYSRNIPPGKNTTVYIGVNVNRVSGVDENREEITLDVFLQVSWEEMRLKVPPGRSYIDLPWEFRQLIWTPDLYIWQLQTMRILSVLQEMASLRLYANRTVSVSIGATITIKCEMDFVLYPLDVQNCAIDFSSYKYTREDVRFEWREVAPWFGLAGEQRREFRLPKYVVTFVTDKSEHSAARLQIKLSRELRGYLLESYLPSSLFVIISWGSFCVIPEIVPGRMVLLVTTLLSLVTMFDTVSTNSPDALELKCIEVWLISCTIFVFLALLEYFVVLFGIRYDKSWSRRRQDLRRAASAAQLAPPIHINHSQRLSTPVSGTPQGGVFSPQLSVEDEGLKQQFSHQTIQRLSSKERRLRRDNKVGCETRTVSKDSPILDTMPGDSSGSFLVRFAAMADRGVMFCGAQHGALDKFALMVFPICFILFTIIYWTTYLSEAHRAMPD, from the exons CCAGATCCTGTATATAGACCAACATGCATATCAACTTCCAACAAACTACAGTAGAAACATTCCACCTG GTAAAAACACGACAGTTTATATCGGAGTAAACGTCAACAGAGTCTCTGGAGTCGACGAGAATAGAGAG GAGATCACACTAGACGTTTTCCTTCAAGTATCATGGGAGGAGATGCGGCTAAAAGTCCCACCAGGGCGGTCATATATCGACCTGCCCTGGGAATTCCGACAGCTGATCTGGACCCCAGACCTGTACATATGGCAGCTGCAGACCATGAGAATATTGTCGGTGTTGCAGGAAATGGCATCGCTACGGTTGTATGCCAACCGCACCGTCTCAGTCAGTATCGG TGCCACGATCACCATCAAATGTGAAATGGACTTCGTTCTGTACCCGTTAGATGTACAAAACTGCGCTATAGACTTCAGTAGCT ACAAGTACACGAGAGAAGACGTGCGGTTCGAGTGGCGCGAAGTGGCGCCCTGGTTCGGCTTGGCCGGGGAACAGCGGCGCGAGTTTCGTCTCCCCAAATACGTGGTCACATTTGTTACGGACAAAA GTGAGCACTCCGCAGCACGATTGCAAATCAAGCTGTCTCGTGAACTGCGGGGCTACCTTCTAGAGAGCTACTTGCCTTCCTCCCTCTTTGTCATCATATCTTGGGGCAGCTTCTGTGTCATACCGGAGATTGTACCGGGTCGAATGGTGCTGCTAGTGACCACTTTGCTCTCATTGGTCACCATGTTTGATACTGTGAG CACGAATTCACCCGATGCTCTGGAACTGAAATGCATTGAGGTTTGGCTGATCTCGTGCACGATATTCGTGTTCCTTGCGTTGTTAGAATACTTCGTGGTGCTTTTTGGCATCCGATATGACAAGAGTTGGAGTCGACGGCGACAAGACCTTCGGCGCGCCGCTTCCGCCGCGCAACTCGCGCCGCCTATACATATCAACCATTCACAG AGGTTAAGTACACCAGTTAGCGGTACACCTCAAGGGGGTGTTTTCTCTCCGCAACTCAGTGTAGAAGATGAAGGTCTGAAGCAACAGTTCTCTCATCAGACCATTCAGagg TTGTCGTCTAAGGAGAGAAGACTTCGAAGAGACAATAAAGTCGGATGTGAGACGAGAACAGTCAGTAAG GACTCGCCAATTTTGGACACGATGCCAGGTGATTCGTCTGGAAGTTTCTTAGTAAGGTTTGCTGCGATGGCCGACCGAGGCGTCATGTTCTGTGGCGCCCAACATGGGGCTCTAGACAAGTTCGCCCTCATGGTATTCcctatttgttttattcttttcaCTATCATCTACTGGACCACATACCTCAGTGAAGCACACCGAGCGATGCCCGACTAA